The following coding sequences are from one Xiphophorus couchianus chromosome 22, X_couchianus-1.0, whole genome shotgun sequence window:
- the psap gene encoding prosaposin isoform X2 codes for MLLLTLLFVSSAVATPLLGTEQCARGPPYWCQSLKTASLCKAFSHCQQNVWSKPQMKTVPCDMCKEILMVVEQLLKDNATEAEILGYLEKACHLIPDQGLGAECKEIVDSYYPILLGIITGELEDPGVVCGAMGLCKSAQMSLARFESQEELKTNEIPEMDLAQRVAPFLLNVPNLLYPQNTGYPAPKQTGDVVCQDCIKFLSDAQAEAKANTSFIDTLIQNIEHQCDMLGPGLSDMCKQYVGQYGPAVVQQLMSMQPKEICALAGFCPEMKKSVPMLDLQPAKAIPAAKTMVAAKLFPATKVEAPASRPMVRIRDSPTCAICEFVMKQLESMLQDHATEEEVVQTVEKVCTFLPSSLTAQCKDLVETYGQAIIELLVQQADPKTVCTVLGLCNGASRAYIVALDKARFEVGGYCEVCKMAVSYIDGILQKNATEQEIEEAVKKVCSFLPDSYKTECDQLIEQYEPVLVQLLLQMLDPDFVCTKVGACPAANRRFLEMLACSRGPDYWCKVKGAAELCGTVAHCKRYVWKE; via the exons CTGTAGCAACACCTCTGCTGGGCACTGAGCAGTGTGCCCGCGGCCCCCCCTACTGGTGCCAGAGCTTAAAGACGGCATCACTGTGTAAAGCTTTTTCTCACTGCCAGCAAAATGTGTGGAGCAAACCTCAGATG AAAACAGTACCATGTGACATGTGTAAAGAGATATTGATGGTGGTTGAACAATTGCTGAAAGACAATGCAACTGAG gCGGAAATTCTTGGGTATCTGGAGAAGGCGTGTCATCTCATCCCTGATCAGGGTCTGGGAGCTGAGTGCAAGGAGATAGTGGACAGCTACTACCCCATCCTCCTTGGGATAATCACTGGGGAACTG gaGGATCCAGGTGTAGTGTGCGGTGCGATGGGTTTGTGTAAATCTGCCCAGATGTCCCTAGCCAGGTTTGAGTCCCAGGAGGAGCTCAAGACCAATGAAATCCCTGAGATGGACCTTGCCCAGCGTGTGGCACCCTTCCTGCTCAATGTTCCTAACCTCCTGTATCCCCAGAATACAGGATATCCTGCTCCAAAGCAG ACGGGTGACGTAGTGTGCCAGGACTGCATCAAGTTCCTCTCTGATGCTCAGGCAGAAGCGAAGGCCAACACCTCCTTCATCGACACTCTGATTCAGAACATTGAGCACCAGTGTGATATGTTGGGACCAGGCCTGTCCGATATG TGCAAGCAGTACGTAGGACAGTATGGCCCTGCTGTTGTTCAGCAGCTGATGTCCATG CAACCAAAGGAGATCTGTGCTCTTGCCGGTTTCTGTCCGGAAATGAAGAAGTCCGTCCCCATGTTGGACCTTCAGCCTGCAAAGGCCATCCCTGCTGCCAAAACCATGGTGGCTGCTAAACTTTTCCCTGCCACCAAAGTTGAGGCTCCTGCTTCCAGG CCGATGGTACGCATCCGTGATTCGCCAACTTGTGCAATCTGTGAGTTTGTGATGAAGCAGTTGGAGTCCATGCTGCAGGATCATGCAACAGAG GAGGAGGTTGTTCAGACTGTGGAGAAGGTGTGCACATTTCTGCCCTCCTCTCTGACTGCCCAGTGCAAAGACCTGGTTGAGACGTACGGCCAGGCCATCATTGAGCTGCTGGTGCAACAGGCTGACCCCAAGACTGTCTGCACAGTGCTGGGACTCTGCAACGGTGCTAGCCGCGCATATATTG TTGCCCTGGACAAGGCTCGTTTTGAAGTTGGCGGCTACTGTGAGGTGTGCAAAATGGCCGTGAGTTACATCGATGGCATTCTGCAGAAGAACGCCACAGAGCAAGAGATTGAGGAGGCTGTGAAGAAAGTATGCAGCTTCCTGCCTGACTCGTACAAGACGGAG TGTGACCAGCTGATTGAACAGTATGAGCCAGTTCTcgtccagctgctgcttcagaTGCTCGACCCAGACTTTGTGTGTACG AAAGTGGGAGCTTGCCCTGCAGCTAACCGTCGTTTCCTAGAAATGTTGGCGTGTTCCCGGGGGCCTGACTACTGGTGCAAGGTCAAGGGAGCAGCAGAATTGTGCGGC ACTGTGGCTCACTGCAAACGTTATGTGTGGAAGGAATAG
- the psap gene encoding prosaposin isoform X1: MLLLTLLFVSSAVATPLLGTEQCARGPPYWCQSLKTASLCKAFSHCQQNVWSKPQMKTVPCDMCKEILMVVEQLLKDNATEAEILGYLEKACHLIPDQGLGAECKEIVDSYYPILLGIITGELEDPGVVCGAMGLCKSAQMSLARFESQEELKTNEIPEMDLAQRVAPFLLNVPNLLYPQNTGYPAPKQTGDVVCQDCIKFLSDAQAEAKANTSFIDTLIQNIEHQCDMLGPGLSDMCKQYVGQYGPAVVQQLMSMEQQPKEICALAGFCPEMKKSVPMLDLQPAKAIPAAKTMVAAKLFPATKVEAPASRPMVRIRDSPTCAICEFVMKQLESMLQDHATEEEVVQTVEKVCTFLPSSLTAQCKDLVETYGQAIIELLVQQADPKTVCTVLGLCNGASRAYIVALDKARFEVGGYCEVCKMAVSYIDGILQKNATEQEIEEAVKKVCSFLPDSYKTECDQLIEQYEPVLVQLLLQMLDPDFVCTKVGACPAANRRFLEMLACSRGPDYWCKVKGAAELCGTVAHCKRYVWKE, translated from the exons CTGTAGCAACACCTCTGCTGGGCACTGAGCAGTGTGCCCGCGGCCCCCCCTACTGGTGCCAGAGCTTAAAGACGGCATCACTGTGTAAAGCTTTTTCTCACTGCCAGCAAAATGTGTGGAGCAAACCTCAGATG AAAACAGTACCATGTGACATGTGTAAAGAGATATTGATGGTGGTTGAACAATTGCTGAAAGACAATGCAACTGAG gCGGAAATTCTTGGGTATCTGGAGAAGGCGTGTCATCTCATCCCTGATCAGGGTCTGGGAGCTGAGTGCAAGGAGATAGTGGACAGCTACTACCCCATCCTCCTTGGGATAATCACTGGGGAACTG gaGGATCCAGGTGTAGTGTGCGGTGCGATGGGTTTGTGTAAATCTGCCCAGATGTCCCTAGCCAGGTTTGAGTCCCAGGAGGAGCTCAAGACCAATGAAATCCCTGAGATGGACCTTGCCCAGCGTGTGGCACCCTTCCTGCTCAATGTTCCTAACCTCCTGTATCCCCAGAATACAGGATATCCTGCTCCAAAGCAG ACGGGTGACGTAGTGTGCCAGGACTGCATCAAGTTCCTCTCTGATGCTCAGGCAGAAGCGAAGGCCAACACCTCCTTCATCGACACTCTGATTCAGAACATTGAGCACCAGTGTGATATGTTGGGACCAGGCCTGTCCGATATG TGCAAGCAGTACGTAGGACAGTATGGCCCTGCTGTTGTTCAGCAGCTGATGTCCATG GAACAG CAACCAAAGGAGATCTGTGCTCTTGCCGGTTTCTGTCCGGAAATGAAGAAGTCCGTCCCCATGTTGGACCTTCAGCCTGCAAAGGCCATCCCTGCTGCCAAAACCATGGTGGCTGCTAAACTTTTCCCTGCCACCAAAGTTGAGGCTCCTGCTTCCAGG CCGATGGTACGCATCCGTGATTCGCCAACTTGTGCAATCTGTGAGTTTGTGATGAAGCAGTTGGAGTCCATGCTGCAGGATCATGCAACAGAG GAGGAGGTTGTTCAGACTGTGGAGAAGGTGTGCACATTTCTGCCCTCCTCTCTGACTGCCCAGTGCAAAGACCTGGTTGAGACGTACGGCCAGGCCATCATTGAGCTGCTGGTGCAACAGGCTGACCCCAAGACTGTCTGCACAGTGCTGGGACTCTGCAACGGTGCTAGCCGCGCATATATTG TTGCCCTGGACAAGGCTCGTTTTGAAGTTGGCGGCTACTGTGAGGTGTGCAAAATGGCCGTGAGTTACATCGATGGCATTCTGCAGAAGAACGCCACAGAGCAAGAGATTGAGGAGGCTGTGAAGAAAGTATGCAGCTTCCTGCCTGACTCGTACAAGACGGAG TGTGACCAGCTGATTGAACAGTATGAGCCAGTTCTcgtccagctgctgcttcagaTGCTCGACCCAGACTTTGTGTGTACG AAAGTGGGAGCTTGCCCTGCAGCTAACCGTCGTTTCCTAGAAATGTTGGCGTGTTCCCGGGGGCCTGACTACTGGTGCAAGGTCAAGGGAGCAGCAGAATTGTGCGGC ACTGTGGCTCACTGCAAACGTTATGTGTGGAAGGAATAG